A stretch of the Excalfactoria chinensis isolate bCotChi1 chromosome 25, bCotChi1.hap2, whole genome shotgun sequence genome encodes the following:
- the NODAL gene encoding nodal homolog has translation MLQLLRQPPPPLRAAAATALSIAPHGSLQNGSRWALSFDMTSLSGSQEVSLAELRIRPHSLSLSLSHNITMDIYHNPRPPCQGTKELFLGTVAGGPSSSQAGWAVFNITSMLKAWLHQDAAPVPAATPVTVPPDPRETAVPRELSDSVLLLVFSKDKAPGEHSLLRAVESSKHVMRDGGPRDVGTRRHRRTRKEKQRLRVNDVPAVSTGDEARSLCRRVDMTVDFEQTGWGSWIVYPKKYNAYRCEGLCPSPVDESFKPTNHAYMQSLLQLYKPSQVPCPACSPIRMSPLSMLYYEKGEIVVRHHEDMIIEECGCN, from the exons atgctgcagctgctccggCAACCCCCCCCACCtctccgcgccgccgccgccaccgctCTCAGCATCGCCCCGCACG GCTCCCTGCAGAACGGCTCCCGCTGGGCACTCTCCTTTGACATGACATCCCTGTCTGGCAGCCAGGAGGTGAGCCTGGCTGAGCTGCGCATCCGCCCTCACTCTCTGTCCTTGTCCCTGTCCCACAACATCACCATGGATATCTACCACAACCCGCGGCCGCCGTGTCAGGGCACCAAGGAGCTCTTCCTGGGCACCGTGGCTGGTGGCCCCTCATCCAGCCAGGCTGGTTGGGCAGTGTTCAACATCACCAGCATGCTCAAAGCATGGCTGCACCAGGACGCAGCTCCTGTTCCTGCTGCCACCCCGGTCACTGTCCCACCGGACCCCCGGGAGACAGCAGTGCCCCGGGAGCTGTCGGACAGCGTCCTGCTGCTCGTCTTCTCCAAGGATAAAGCACCCGGAGAGCACAGCCTCCTCAGGGCAGTAGAGAGCTCCAAGCACGTCATGCGTGATGGAGGTCCCAGGGATGTCGGCACCCGCCGGCACCGCCGCAccaggaaggagaagcagaggctCAGGGTGAACGATGTTCCTGCTGTCAGCACGGGGGATGAGGCCAGATCCCTGTGCAGGAGGGTGGACATGACGGTGGACTTTGAGCAGACGGGATGGGGCAGCTGGATCGTCTACCCTAAAAAGTACAACGCCTACCGCTGCGAGGGGCTGTGCCCGTCACCTGTAGATGAGAGCTTCAAGCCCACCAATCACGCATACATGCAG AGCCTGCTGCAGCTCTACAAGCCCAGCCAGGTGCCGTGCCCTGCCTGCTCACCCATCAGGATGAGCCCCCTCTCCATGCTGTACTACGAGAAAGGTGAGATCGTCGTCCGCCACCACGAGGATATGATCATCGAGGAGTGTGGCTGCAACTGA